Proteins from one Cryptomeria japonica chromosome 4, Sugi_1.0, whole genome shotgun sequence genomic window:
- the LOC131066629 gene encoding galactinol synthase 4, which translates to MKDLLMGPEFPAEILDGKMESANCRGRSKRAYVTFLAGSGDYIKGVVGLAKGLRKVKSLYPLVVAVLPDVPHDHRLQLLNQGCIVREIEPISPPENQVQFAMAYYVLNYSKLRIWEFEEYSKMLYLDADIQVFDNIDNLFDMRDGYLYAVMDCFCEKTWSHTTQYQIGYCQQCPDKVAWPVELKKQRPPLYFNAGMFVFEPSNSTFDNMMEILMSTPPTPFAEQDFLNMYFQKLYKPIPLVYNLVLAMLWRHPENVDLAKVKVAHYCAAGSKPWRFTGEEENMEREDIKTLVNKWWEIYDDDSLDFTSNEVKRKSEGEESVDVQMLKRAHILPAPPAA; encoded by the exons atgaaagatttgtTAATGGGTCCTGAGTTTCCTGCTGAAATCTTGGACGGGAAAATGGAGTCAGCTAACTGCAGAGGACGATCCAAGAGAGCATATGTTACTTTCCTCGCCGGATCAGGAGATTACATTAAGGGTGTTGTGGGTCTGGCCAAAGGACTCAGAAAGGTCAAGAGTTTATATCCTCTGGTGGTGGCAGTCTTACCAGATGTTCCACACGACCACAGGTTGCAATTGCTTAACCAGGGTTGTATTGTTCGAGAGATCGAGCCCATCAGTCCTCCTGAGAATCAAGTCCAGTTCGCCATGGCCTATTATGTCCTCAATTACTCTAAATTGCGCATCTGGGAG TTTGAGGAATACAGCAAAATGTTGTATTTGGACGCGGACATTCAAGTCTTCGACAACATTGACAATCTCTTCGACATGCGGGATGGGTATTTGTATGCCGTCATGGACTGTTTCTGCGAGAAGACGTGGAGTCATACTACCCAATATCAGATCGGGTACTGTCAGCAGTGTCCTGATAAGGTGGCATGGCCTGTCGAATTGAAAAAGCAGCGTCCACCTCTGTACTTCAACGCCGGGATGTTTGTGTTTGAGCCcagcaattcaacttttgacaacatgATGGAGATTCTCATGTCCACCCCTCCAACACCCTTTGCAGAGCAG GATTTCTTGAACATGTATTTCCAGAAGCTGTACAAGCCAATACCGTTAGTTTACAATCTGGTTTTGGCCATGCTGTGGCGCCATCCGGAGAATGTCGACCTTGCCAAAGTTAAAGTAGCGCATTATTGTGCAGCT GGTTCGAAACCGTGGAGGTTCACTGGTGAGGAGGAAAATATGGAGAGGGAAGATATCAAGACATTGGTGAACAAGTGGTGGGAGATATACGACGATGATTCCCTGGACTTCACATCAAACGAGGTGAAGAGAAAATCTGAAGGAgaagagagtgttgatgttcaaatgCTTAAGCGGGCACACATATTGCCTGCTCCACCTGCAGCTTGA
- the LOC131066630 gene encoding galactinol synthase 1 yields the protein MAKEIPAEIFSGKMGALGGGYSKRAYVTFLAGSGDYVEGVVGLAKGLRKVKSLYPLVVAVLPDVPDDHRLQLRNQGCIVREIEPINPPKNQVQFAMAYYVLNYSKLCIWEFEEFSKMVYLDADIQVFDNIDNLFDMPDGYFYAVMDCFCEKTWSHTTQYKIGYCQQCPNKVTWPAELDEERPALYFNAGMFVFEPSKLTFESMMETLMSTTPTPFAEQDFLNMYFQKLYKPIPLAYNLVLAMLWRHPENVDLNSVKVVHYCAAGSKPWRFTGKEENMEREDIKRLVKNWWEIYNDESLNEVSRDEVQKISANALRSAMANAANALPAPPAA from the exons ATGGCTAAGGAAATTCCTGCGGAGATTTTCAGCGGAAAGATGGGAGCACTTGGCGGTGGTTATTCTAAGAGAGCCTACGTTACTTTCCTGGCTGGATCAGGAGATTACGTTGAGGGCGTTGTGGGTCTCGCCAAGGGGCTTAGAAAGGTCAAGAGTTTGTATCCTCTAGTGGTAGCGGTCTTACCAGATGTTCCCGACGACCACAGGTTACAATTGCGTAACCAGGGTTGTATTGTTCGAGAAATCGAGCCCATCAATCCTCCTAAAAATCAAGTCCAGTTCGCCATGGCCTATTATGTTCTCAATTACTCCAAATTGTGCATCTGGGAG TTTGAGGAGTTCAGTAAAATGGTGTATCTGGATGCCGACATTCAAGTCTTTGACAACATTGATAATCTATTCGACATGCCAGATGGGTATTTCTATGCTGTCATGGACTGCTTCTGTGAGAAGACGTGGAGTCACACTACCCAATATAAGATCGGATACTGCCAGCAGTGCCCAAACAAGGTAACGTGGCCTGCTGAGTTGGATGAGGAGCGCCCCGCTCTGTACTTCAATGCTGGAATGTTTGTGTTTGAACCCAGTAAATTAACCTTCGAAAGCATGATGGAAACTCTCATGTCTACCACTCCAACACCCTTTGCAGAGCAG GATTTCTTGAACATGTATTTTCAAAAGCTGTACAAGCCCATCCCTTTGGCGTACAATCTGGTGTTAGCTATGCTATGGCGTCATCCAGAGAACGTAGACCTGAATTCTGTCAAAGTCGTTCACTATTGTGCAGCT GGTTCAAAACCGTGGAGGTTCACTGGTAAGGAGGAAAACATGGAGAGGGAGGATATAAAAAGATTGGTTAAAAATTGGTGGGAGATATACAACGATGAATCGCTGAATGAGGTGAGCAGAGATGAGGTGCAAAAGATAAGCGCTAACGCTCTGCGTAGTGCGATGGCCAATGCAGCCAACGCATTGCCCGCTCCCCCTGCAGCTTGA